In Juglans microcarpa x Juglans regia isolate MS1-56 chromosome 4S, Jm3101_v1.0, whole genome shotgun sequence, a single window of DNA contains:
- the LOC121262629 gene encoding auxin-responsive protein IAA9-like: protein MSPLLLTADEGEQSNGSSSPTVDCISQNGSGLKERNYMGLSDCSSVDCSAVSSLSEEKKNNLNLKSTELRLGLPGSPERTPELCLLNTGKLDEKPLFPLTPSKEGICSLLQKHVVSGNKRGFSDTIDGFSEVKGCVHTAGNSMIHATSDSQPPQSVGQGKFPGNSGMNVGPSSMSYGARSHILEFSGKILQEDPCATNGTSNNHKTASKNNSSSLAPKAQVVGWPPIRSFRKNSLATTPKNSPSAHFVKVSMDGAPYQRKVDLRTYSTYQELSTALEKMFSCFTIGQCGSQGALGREMLSERKLRDLLHGSDYVLTYEDKDGDWMLVGDVPWVMFFESCKRLKIMRGSDAIGLAPRAMEKTSKRI, encoded by the exons ATGTCTCCTCTCCTGCTGACTGCTGACGAGGGAGAGCAGAGCAATGGCTCTTCTTCACCCACTGTGGATTGTATCTCCCAAAATGGTTCAGGACTAAAGGAGCGTAATTACATGGGTTTGTCAGATTGTTCTTCAGTGGATTGCTCTGCAGTCTCGAGCTTgtcagaagagaaaaagaacaatCTGAACTTGAAGTCAACAGAACTGAGGCTTGGCCTTCCTGGATCCCCCGAACGAACACCTGAGCTTTGCTTGCTGAACACGGGGAAACTCGATGAGAAGCCACTGTTTCCTTTAACTCCTTCAAAGGAAGGAATCTGCTCGTTGTTACAGAAGCATGTTGTTTCGGGAAATAAGCGAGGTTTCTCCGACACTATAGATGGGTTCTCAGAGGTTAAAGGTTGTGTGCATACTGCAGGAAATTCGATGATTCATGCGACTTCTGATTCCCAACCTCCACAATCTGTGGGGCAAGGGAAGTTTCCTGGTAATTCAGGGATGAATGTAGGGCCATCATCCATGTCTTATGGGGCTCGCTCACACATATTGGAGTTTTCTGGAAAGATTTTGCAGGAAGATCCTTGTGCTACGAATGGAACTAGCAACAACCAtaaaactgcttcaaaaaaCAACAGCAGCTCTCTGGCTCCCAA GGCTCAGGTTGTTGGTTGGCCTCCAATTAGATCATTTAGGAAGAATTCATTGGCCACCACTCCAAAGAACAGCCCCAGTGCCCATTTTGTAAAGGTCAGCATGGATGGTGCTCCCTATCAGAGGAAGGTAGATCTTAGAACATATTCTACATATCAAGAGCTGTCAACCGCTCTTGAGAAGATGTTCAGCTGTTTTACCATTG GTCAATGTGGATCCCAAGGAGCACTGGGGAGGGAAATGCTGAGTGAGAGGAAGTTAAGGGATCTTCTACATGGATCAGATTATGTGCTTACATACGAGGATAAAGATGGTGACTGGATGCTTGTAGGGGATGTACCGTGGGT GATGTTTTTTGAATCGTGCAAGAGGCTGAAAATCATGAGGGGTTCTGATGCCATTGGCTTAG CTCCCAGGGCCATGGAGAAGACCAGTAAAAGGATCTAA